One Planctomycetia bacterium genomic region harbors:
- a CDS encoding PD-(D/E)XK nuclease family protein, with protein MLGVEEELRASIVPGCPELLGRLDLIAETNEAVVVSDLKTARSRWSSAQVEESSEQLLLYHELVKTFVPKKRVRLQFAVLTIANKPGLDLIDVPVIQQRIDRTKRVVERVWRAIQAEVFYPAPSAMQCSTCAYRTPCRDWTGVFPSNQESTP; from the coding sequence ATCCTCGGCGTCGAAGAAGAGCTGAGAGCGTCGATCGTTCCAGGATGTCCCGAACTCCTGGGGCGTCTCGACTTGATCGCCGAGACGAACGAGGCGGTCGTCGTTTCGGACCTAAAGACGGCTCGGTCGCGCTGGTCATCCGCCCAAGTCGAAGAGTCGTCCGAGCAGTTGTTGCTCTATCACGAGCTGGTGAAGACGTTCGTACCGAAGAAGCGCGTCCGGTTGCAATTCGCCGTCCTGACGATAGCGAACAAGCCGGGCCTGGATCTGATCGATGTGCCGGTGATTCAACAGCGAATCGACCGCACGAAGCGCGTCGTCGAGCGCGTGTGGCGCGCGATTCAAGCCGAGGTTTTCTATCCGGCACCGTCAGCAATGCAATGTTCGACCTGCGCTTACCGAACGCCCTGTCGAGACTGGACCGGCGTTTTCCCTTCCAACCAAGAAAGCACGCCATGA